The Prevotella sp. E2-28 genome includes the window TGGCGACCGCAGTATTCCTATGGGCGACGCCCAGAACGCCATCCGTATCGTAAGGGATTCGGCGCTGGTATGGCATATCAACCCAGAAGATGTGGGTATCATGGGCTTCTCGGCCGGTGGTCATCTGGCCTCTACCGTATCGACGCATAGTGAATACGACTGTCGGCCTAATTTCTCCATCTTGTTCTATCCTGTTATCTCGATGAATGAGCGCGAGAGTCATAAGGGCTCGTGCGTGAATTTCTTGGGTAAAGAAGGACAGAAAGATGAGAAGTTGGTGAAACAGTTTTCAAACCAGAACGCCGTGGTGCGCCATCTTACGCCTCCTGCCATCATCCTCACGGCCAACGACGACGGCGTGGTGCCTCCTGTGACCAATGGAATTGCCTATTATTCCGCCATGCGCCGTATAGGTAATGATTGCTCTCTGTATGTCTATCCTTCGGGCGGTCATGGTTTCGGCTTCCGCTCCTCATGGCCTTTCCACGACCAGATGCTCAGCGACCTCACAGCTTGGCTCCGCTGCCATCAGGCACCAAGGCGCGATGCTGTCCGTGTGGCTTGTATTGGCAATAGCATCACCGATGGCCACGGCATCGATATGAGCGATGTGAAGGCTTGGCCTGGACAACTTCAAAAACTGTTGGGCGATGGCTATGTGGTAAAGAACTACGGACGCAGCGGACGTACGCTCCTAAAGAAGGGCGATCAGCCTATCTGGAAAGAGCAGGCTTGGCGTGATGCGCTGGCTTTCAAGGCCGATGTGGTAATTATCAAACTCGGTACTAACGACTCTAAGCCAGTGAACTGGCAGTATGGTAATGAGTTCGAGAGCGACCTCCGTTCTATGATTGATCAACTTAATCCGAAGGTACCTGTGCTGAATAAGAAGGGTAAGCCCACAAAGAAACTTCAGCGCCAGCAGAAACCGCGTATCATCCTCTGCACGCCTATTCCTGCTTATAAACCCTCGTGGAAAATCAGCGATTCGGTAATTGTGAATCATATCATCCCTATAATTAATAAGGTGGCTCAGGAAGAGAACTTGGAAGTGATAGACCTGCACACCCTCTTCAACAATGCCGACGGCAAGGCTATGCAGAGCGACGGAATCCATCCCACCGAGGCTGGCGATGCTCAGATAGCCCGCGCGGTGATGGAAAAGGTAAAAAAGTAAAAAGGTAAAAAAGGCAAAACCGTAAACAATATACAAAACAAAAAAACTACAAAACATGAAATCTACAAACAAATCAATCATCATCTTCGTGCTGAACCTGCTGCCATTTTGGGGGCAGGCCCAGCGTTTACAACAGCC containing:
- the axeA1 gene encoding acetylxylan esterase AxeA1 translates to MRKFMLFFLTLAAISVQAQTAKTFTVNITPDGKATGRRASLGNEANMVAYLPENPSGRAIVDCPGGGYSHLATQHEGHDWATYFNEQGIAFFVLTYRMPNGDRSIPMGDAQNAIRIVRDSALVWHINPEDVGIMGFSAGGHLASTVSTHSEYDCRPNFSILFYPVISMNERESHKGSCVNFLGKEGQKDEKLVKQFSNQNAVVRHLTPPAIILTANDDGVVPPVTNGIAYYSAMRRIGNDCSLYVYPSGGHGFGFRSSWPFHDQMLSDLTAWLRCHQAPRRDAVRVACIGNSITDGHGIDMSDVKAWPGQLQKLLGDGYVVKNYGRSGRTLLKKGDQPIWKEQAWRDALAFKADVVIIKLGTNDSKPVNWQYGNEFESDLRSMIDQLNPKVPVLNKKGKPTKKLQRQQKPRIILCTPIPAYKPSWKISDSVIVNHIIPIINKVAQEENLEVIDLHTLFNNADGKAMQSDGIHPTEAGDAQIARAVMEKVKK